The following coding sequences lie in one Palaemon carinicauda isolate YSFRI2023 chromosome 7, ASM3689809v2, whole genome shotgun sequence genomic window:
- the LOC137644151 gene encoding uncharacterized protein, which produces MAAHSCAMEALDSDSEDEIFFGPVSAKERIIATPLQNRRTEIFLPQKHLFCLDSSPPSSKDDVYLISDSDKELSQALSTEVAIDSADINENGTAYLEGPSIKEFEIDSPDVSSSPGSIQKGIVTTDDDLRCEFDEVIGTADASIQNNLILESGNDSVEPSSLISEMHIGDTGIVVSWPVYPETCEGAAEFQGLSMEKTPENNAGEVFVTEIPEQQPDSCGFVTLQPLSVEECKDIQGISEVRSDVSYNESIKEQQTTFDATQEINMIANSMKKDSVIFMSEQNTEGTVMITDNEGNLLTCVSPHQITPGATEESDMNVDLERFSPICMSEPKITACVNERTNIERDLFSCMSECRITTDVEYPVEGDSLIEHQINEGTDILADSICKLERITLDCVSESDEGPKLLCTENDEEQTEERTSSEISCYNEASLTSGNELENNDVESIIKKGDEANLLSFVGVNSSSLSCGPSEEINMDISASYSGNEIGNIATEILEETKHQTNDSELSGAHTVSTNDVSDVEKKETSLVSEKSSECVNISEQRIICKEVDQSQNQSSKDMSSVNNNCENIDVSSEHFCSSERQNQFSCSGEVDSSAESCGVANEGLIFSQTPDLDSCSSSSIARELSDSAKVQILGNNERISTSMVSSDCSQYAEKSPAELDAQNLNSLKECYLANDVEITASPISKDSSTKSDSDEDGDEIGNESCSSGSSFNDTIEEMEMFLKYGPNYGEVKRNKKNAGAESTSPLISKDFYDGMAGQQDESVIGPRKSSISSIVSNFNPEINSTQDPCLKSQKSNNSSKISVMTQNVKQDNELVMRSPSKSVPPPKPPRNINLLCESPRSPSMKSTPKDHHQFSPKVSAQKPTKREVCLTSKQLTNKSSPVTPRIASDARMPSSNPTKIPKTNYSSPMHNPRMIKTPGVTPKGNVKRLAKTPNTVTGVTRSVSLINSKEKQLQVKTPGTFHKAMGLRFENRATPKQITHSAQQKTTPVLPERLLARPGLPPCPASSRTPRPFKSERGPLIKRHLRPGGLDIVSPVAQYLRENPPPSLVVNVKPRHKLQGEVEKASINTDVQVSKEAKEDKDIRKHKKRITPVLPTAVYSSAVPVVLDDAENKENERLRRCQEVAPGSQPVYVIKHKGRVRLPKEAFETVTKDSSPKRSDKSQRDLKAAASSPRQVTSLRGSLMEVSLYESHKTQYSNTLK; this is translated from the exons ATGGCAGCTCACAGTTGCGCAATGGAGGCGCTGGATAGCGACagtgaagatgaaatattttttggACCAGTGAGTGCCAAGGAAAGAATAATTGCTACGCCACTGCAAAACAGGAGAACGGAGATTTTTCTTCCACAGAAGCATCTCTTTTGCCTGGATTCATCACc gccatcATCTAAAGATGACGTCTACCTAATATCAGATTCTGATAAGGAGTTGTCTCAAGCACTTTCAACTGAGGTTGCTATAGATTCTGCTGATATAAATGAGAACGGAACTGCGTACTTAGAAGGGCCATCGATCAAGGAATTTGAAATCGATAGTCCTGATGTTTCATCTTCACCAGGAAGTATTCAAAAGGGGATTGTGACAACAGATGATGATCTCAGATGTGAATTTGATGAAGTAATAGGGACAGCAGATGCATCAATTCAAAATAATCTTATTTTGGAAAGTGGTAATGACTCCGTAGAACCCTCCTCTTTAATTTCTGAGATGCACATTGGTGATACAGGGATTGTAGTATCATGGCCTGTTTATCCGGAGACTTGTGAGGGGGCGGCAGAGTTTCAGGGATTATCCATGGAAAAAACGCCAGAAAATAATGCAGGAGAAGTTTTTGTCACTGAGATCCCAGAACAGCAACCAGATAGCTGTGGCTTTGTAACATTGCAACCCTTAAGTGTGGAGGAATGTAAAGATATTCAAGGAATTTCTGAAGTTAGGAGTGATGTAAGTTACAATGAAAGTATCAAGGAACAACAAACTACTTTTGATGCTACACAGGAAATCAATATGATTGCAAATTCCATGAAAAAAGACAGTGTCATATTCATGTCGGAACAAAATACTGAGGGAACAGTTATGATTACAGACAATGAAGGAAATCTATTGACATGTGTATCTCCACACCAAATTACTCCTGGCGCTACGGAGGAATCAGATATGAATGTAGACTTGGAAAGATTTTCACCTATATGTATGTCTGAACCTAAAATTACAGCATGTGTTAATGAGAGAACAAATATAGAAAGAGATTTATTCTCTTGTATGTCCGAGTGTCGAATTACTACTGATGTTGAATACCCAGTGGAGGGAGATTCTCTCATTGAACACCAGATAAATGAGGGAACAGATATACTTGCAGACTCCATATGCAAGTTAGAAAGAATTACCCTTGATTGTGTGTCTGAATCTGATGAAGGACCAAAATTGCTCTGTACTGAGAATGATGAGGAACAAACAGAGGAGAGGACAAGCAGTGAAATTTCATGTTATAATGAAGCTTCCCTTACGTCAGGTAATGAACTTGAGAATAATGATGTGGAATCAATAATTAAGAAGGGAGACGAGGCCAATTTGTTGTCGTTTGTTGGAGTAAATAGTAGTTCCTTGTCGTGTGGGCCTTCAGAAGAAATCAACATGGATATTTCCGCATCTTACTCGGGTAATGAGATTGGAAATATAGCTACAGAAATTTTGGAGGAAACAAAGCATCAAACAAATGATTCGGAGTTATCAGGTGCCCACACAGTTTCCACAAATGATGTTTCAGATGTTGAGAAAAAAGAAACATCCTTGGTATCAGAAAAGTCAAGTGAATGTGTCAACATATCTGAACAACGAATTATTTGCAAGGAAGTAGATCAGTCTCAAAACCAGTCTTCAAAAGATATGTCTTCAGTTAATAACAATTGTGAGAATATTGACGTCTCATCGGAACATTTTTGTTCCTCAGAGCGCCAAAATCAGTTCAGCTGTTCAGGAGAAGTTGATTCAAGTGCAGAAAGTTGTGGAGTTGCTAATGAGGGACTCATTTTTTCTCAGACTCCAGACTTGGATTCTTGTTCATCATCCTCAATTGCTCGTGAGTTGAGTGACTCTGCTAAGGTACAAATACTAGGTAATAACGAAAGGATATCCACATCTATGGTATCCTCAGATTGTTCACAGTATGCTGAAAAGTCTCCTGCGGAATTAGATGCTCAGAATTTAAATTCCTTAAAAGAATGTTATCTAGCCAATGATGTGGAAATTACCGCTAGCCCTATTTCCAAAGACAGTTCGACTAAATCAGATTCTGATGAAGACGGTGATGAAATTGGCAATGAAAGCTGTTCTTCAGGTAGTAGCTTTAATGATACTATCGAAGAAATGGAAATGTTTCTTAAATATGGACCAAATTATGGAGAGGTTAAGAGGAACAAAAAAAATGCTGGAGCAGAATCTACCAGTCCATTGATAAGTAAAGATTTCTATGATGGAATGGCAGGCCAACAGGACGAGTCTGTCATTGGTCCTCGGAAGTCTAGCATTTCAAGTATAGTTTCTAACTTTAATCCTGAAATTAATTCCACGCAAGATCCTTGTTTGAAGAGTCAGAAGTCAAACAATTCTAGTAAAATCAGCGTAATGACCCAGAATGTTAAACAGGACAATGAGCTAGTTATGAGAAGTCCATCAAAATCAGTACCGCCACCAAAACCCCCTAGAAATATAAATTTACTTTGTGAAAGTCCCAGAAGCCCTTCCATGAAATCTACACCAAAAGATCACCATCAGTTCTCTCCAAAAGTGTCTGCACAAAAACCTACAAAGAGAGAAGTGTGTTTGACTTCAAAGCAACTTACTAATAAATCTAGTCCCGTAACTCCAAGAATAGCTAGTGATGCTAGAATGCCAAGCTCAAATCCAACAAAAATACCCAAGACAAATTACTCTTCACCAATGCATAACCCGAGAATGATCAAAACCCCAGGTGTTACACCAAAAGGTAATGTTAAAAGACTAGCCAAAACACCTAACACAGTAACTGGTGTAACTCGATCGGTGTCACTGATAAACTCTAAAGAGAAGCAGTTACAAGTAAAGACACCAGGCACTTTCCATAAAGCGATGGGCcttagatttgagaacagagcaaCACCCAAACAAATAACTCATTCCGCACAACAGAAAACCACACCTGTTCTCCCAGAAAGACTTCTTGCTAGGCCTGGCTTGCCACCGTGTCCTGCCTCAAGTCGAACCCCAAGACCCTTTAAAAGTGAAAGGGGTCCATTGATAAAAAGGCATTTAAGGCCAGGAGGTCTAGATATAGTGAGTCCAGTGGCCCAGTATTTAAGAGAAAATCCTCCCCCATCCCTAGTTGTTAATGTGAAACCACGTCACAAGCTTCAAGGGGAAGTAGAAAAGGCATCGATCAACACTGATGTTCAG GTGTCAAAAGAAGCAAAAGAAGATAAGGACATAAGAAAGCATAAAAAGCGTATCACTCCTGTCCTTCCTACAGCAGTATATTCGTCGGCTGTTCCTGTGGTGTTG GATGAtgctgaaaataaagaaaatgaacgcCTCAGACGTTGTCAGGAAGTCGCGCCAGGATCACAGCCAGTGTATGTCATCAAACATAAAG GCCGTGTGAGGCTACCAAAGGAAGCTTTTGAGACCGTAACGAAAGATTCATCTCctaaaagaagtgataaaagtCAGAGAGATTTGAAAGCAGCAGCCAGTTCTCCCCGTCAGGTGACATCTTTGCGAGGGTCTCTCATGGAAGTTTCACTGTATGAGTCGCATAAAACTCAATATTCAAAtacattgaaatga